Genomic window (Mycolicibacterium smegmatis):
CGTGCAGCGACACCGTGCTGGTGCGAGCGCGGCGGATATCCGGTGCGATGCGATGCGCCAACGCGCGCATCGCGAGGAGGTTGCGTGCGGCAGGAAGCAGATCGGCGGCGACAGTGGTGCTGACGGCCAGGGCCGCCGAGAGCAGTGGCTCCATGACATCGGGATCAATGCGAGCTGTGGTGTTCGGCTTACCCCAGGAGGACTCGTACTGAGCGAGTCCTCGCGCGCTGGCCCTGCCCCACAGTGTGGCGGCCGGAAGCCGACATTGCGTTGGAAGGACGTCCCGGTACAGGTGGAGCCGCTTGACTGCCTGCAGCGATCGGCGTTGAGTGCCGGCGCTGACCCCGGGTGCGTCGGTGACGTGGAGCAGATAGCTGTCGAGGTGGTCGATGCTGACGTGACTGAAGGAAAGTACCTCCCGCTCTACGAGCCACCTGGTGAACCGACGCAGCGGCACCAATTCACCCAGAATCGTCTTGACATGCGGGTACGGCGAACGCGACGCATCCAGACGGGGCGCGTTGTCAACGATGTTGAGCAAAGCGAACAGGTAGAGCTTGCAGGCCTGGCGAAACGGCTCCGGAAATCGACCCCAATGCACAGCTTGTCCGGCGCTGTGGCGGTCCTGGATGGCCGCGGACAGATCCCATACCGGGTCGCCGAATCGGCACCTGGTTGCAGGGATGAACAGCGGGCGGTTGAGTAGCACCTCGGTGTCCGGGGTGAGGTGGACACCGGCCACCGTGTCGGGAATTCTGGCCGCTCGCGTCACGGTGCTTCCAAGTTTCCCGACAGCAACAGCGTTGCGGTGCGGTGATCGCGCTGAGCGATCTGGCCGCGCGCCGCATCCAGCTGGGCCGGTTCGTACTCGGCGAAGATGTCCTCCAGCTGCGCCAGTGGACCGGCATACTCGGTGATCCACTGCGCGATCGGCATCTCGGTGCGCAGGTCACGAAGCCGGTCGGCGACTACCAGCTGAATGGGCAGGTGCCGCGGAAACGCGCGGGCGTTGCTGCAGTCCAGACATGCCAGAAACGACGCGCGGCAGCGTCTTCCGTCGACCGGGGAATGCTCGAAATCAGCACAGCTCCCCAAAACGGCATCCTGGCCAGAACCGTTGTCCTCGATGCTGGAATGTACGGTCATCGAGCGGCGGTACAATGCTTGGGCGACCTGGGCATTGAGCGCCTCGGCCACGATGTGAAACCCCTCGGTGCGCACCGAATCCATCCGGCCCAGATAGCCCGCTAACGTCGCTGGCGTGTGCGCTGTCGGCATACGGACCCGTTCCAGATACGTTTTACGTAACCGGTCCATGCTGATCCCCATCAGCAGCTGATCACCTTCGGTATCCCCGGTCAGCCACGGCGCCATCCACCGTCGCCGTGCGTCGACACCACTGGCGGTGCTGCTGATGCCGTAGCCGAAGCGTTTGCCTTCCACCGCGTCGGGCTGGGCGCTGTAATAGACAAAAGCCTGCCGGCTACCGGTCAGCGCGCGAGCCGGCTCGGTCAGCTCCAGCAACAACATGAACACCCCGTACGCCGTCGTGAGCGACGTATTGAGCACCGCGGCGCGCTGATGGTCGCCCCCGAGTGGCCGAAGCTCTGGGCGCAGCGCTGTCACCGGCACCGTCATCACCGATCGCCGGCCGCGGCGGGCTTTGTCAGCGTGGACGAAGACGATGCCGGGTTCGTCCGGGCTGCTCGCGGATCGGTGTGGGGCCGGCAGTGCGTCCAGCGTCGAGAGGTTTAGGCCGGTCAGCCCGGCCAGCAGCACACCGAACGCCCACGCCTCACCCGGTGTCACATGCAGCAACGGCAACAACCGACACCCGCCGGCAGACCTGACCGCCCGGCGTGTCACGTACGCCCTGGCACCCGACGCGGTGCGCGGAAAGTCACCTTCCCGGGCGCAGTGATCGAGCACTTCGGCCAGACTGCGACGCGGATCGGCTGTGGGGAGATGATCGAACCGACCGCCGCGAAAATCGGCAACCATCTCCCAATGCATCCGCAGCCGACTTCGCGCCCGCCGAACGATTGCCCGCGCCACCACATTGATCCGGCGAAACTCGTCAGCCGAATATGGTTGTCGCGCTGAAAGATTCCTTTTATGGCGCACCCGCGCGAATCCATGACAGACCTGCTCGGAGACGACAGGACTGCACCGCAGCAACGTCTTGAGCGCCGGCGCGGGACCCGGTCCACTGGGCACTCGACAGGACATGGCCAGCAACCCGGCATCAGCGACAGACAGCGCGGCCAGTCCCTCGATCCCCGGGCGGTTCTCGTCCAGCCAACAGCACGCGTGCCGGGCGGCCTGCCACAACGCACCAGCGCCCCGCACCCGCTTGGACACTCCCAACACCCCGGTAGCTTCCTCGAACGCGACCGCAAAATCGTGACACACGCCGCCGTTACCCGGGAGGCGACCGAAATCGAAATCCTTCCAAACCCCTCCGTCCTCGCTGACAAACCTCACGATCAGACCGCGGCGCCGCGATACGGGACGCCACGCTGGATCCGGCTGCGCCGCAGGTCGACCCGTCACCGATGCCCTGTCAACACACGCGGCTCACCAACGCCGACCGTGGCAACGAGACGCTCCAGGGATTGCCGATCATCGGCATCCATCAATGCGACAAGTTCCTCGACCTGCAATGCTTGAAAGGGCTCCAGATACACATTCCGGGTCACCTCAGCGCTGCGATGCCCCAACAAGGTGGCCAGCAGGAACCACACATCGCCGAGCTGATTGCGGAAGTCTCGCTGCTCCTGTGCGGTCAACATGCCGGTGCGGCGCCACGCCACGAACGTCGCGATGCAGTACCAGCGCAGCGCGAAGGAATGCCTCAACATGTGGGGACGACACCACAGCGGAGCACCGTGCTCGTGCGTCAATGCCCCTGCGACTCTCGCGTTCGCCCTGTCAAAAGTCTTGTACCACGCGTGCTTCGGGCGGGGCGTCCCGTCATGGTTGAGCCACAACCACATCGGCTCCAATCCACCACGCACCCGGCGAAACATCTTCATCCGCAACAGCGGATCGAGCGCATCCAAACTCACCACGCGCCGCGAACCCTCTTCATCGACAACGTCCAATCGTCTGTCGCTGCGAACCCGTTCAACGATCCAGCTATCCACCACCTGCTCGTAGCGACCCGCCGCCTGCGCACGGGCGACGGTCGCAATACGACTGCCCTCGTGCAGATAGAAATCAACCTGTTGAGAGACGCGGTGTCGCATCCAGAAGGTTCGTCCGCTACCACCTTTGGCGCAGGCGGACGCAACACGCGAACGCGTCAGGCCCTCCGAGCCCGGTGTCGGCACCTCGCTCGT
Coding sequences:
- a CDS encoding site-specific integrase; its protein translation is MAGESAAGWSLHFYDFQRRFVSVDDVVPGLGDIADWAKRNGARDGTPFFLDPWGRADAVVNAYWRDPVLRRRATATVRRYALSLKVWLDFLHAVDVRWDHASRSEFAAFKEWRLSARENPQCVSAASFCVDRSAIRGFYLWAAEHQGVENPVRARAIATSWAGGQRVTLESTPSGMRRSDVKWLTPQAFRLWRNLGLRGFTGAGMPHPDWRGSTEDRDTAFVDGLFGTGLRIGEWSSVLTSEVPTPGSEGLTRSRVASACAKGGSGRTFWMRHRVSQQVDFYLHEGSRIATVARAQAAGRYEQVVDSWIVERVRSDRRLDVVDEEGSRRVVSLDALDPLLRMKMFRRVRGGLEPMWLWLNHDGTPRPKHAWYKTFDRANARVAGALTHEHGAPLWCRPHMLRHSFALRWYCIATFVAWRRTGMLTAQEQRDFRNQLGDVWFLLATLLGHRSAEVTRNVYLEPFQALQVEELVALMDADDRQSLERLVATVGVGEPRVLTGHR